In Rhodobacter xanthinilyticus, a single window of DNA contains:
- a CDS encoding DUF5927 domain-containing protein — translation MTVGFIMMCHTALDRAAQVARYWAEHDAPVVIHVDKRVPAHEFGALGRSLADLPNVSFCKRFKCDWGTWSLVAAAQAGAEQMLARHEEVRHVYLASGACLPLRPVQELTDYLDARPQTDFIESVTTADVGWTVGGIDMERFTLRFPFSWKTQRRLFDRYVALQRRLGLKRRIPDGLVPHLGSQWWCLTRQTLSAILQDPERPAYDRYFKKVWIPDESYFQTLARLYATSIESRSLTLSKFDFQGKPHIFYDDHLQLLRRSDCFVARKIWPKADRLYSAFLSPRAASETPAEPNPAKIDRLFSKAVERRTKGRPGLYMQSRFPLKDRENGKTSAPYSVFQGFTDLFENFEGWLSKHVGARVHGHLFAPERAEFAGGDAMFNGCLPDSAILRDYNPRAFLTNVIWNSRGERQCFMYSPRDTQKDIDWFTATDPNAQISVITGAWAVPLFRSNLNFAEIRREAARLQNIELAHVTILRSMYVKARVRIWTMADFIENPMEPLQTIIDEISPRATRRLTEAPQMVDLTGFGQFLQNLKNQGMQPRLMGDFPVGGDPRPNSLRRGRPYLVK, via the coding sequence GTGACGGTCGGCTTCATCATGATGTGCCACACGGCGCTCGACCGGGCCGCGCAGGTCGCGCGCTACTGGGCCGAACATGACGCGCCGGTGGTCATCCATGTCGACAAGCGCGTGCCCGCGCATGAATTCGGCGCGCTCGGGCGCAGCCTGGCCGATCTGCCCAATGTCTCCTTCTGCAAGCGGTTCAAATGCGATTGGGGCACCTGGTCGCTCGTCGCCGCGGCGCAGGCGGGGGCCGAGCAGATGCTCGCGCGCCATGAGGAGGTGCGCCATGTCTACCTCGCCTCGGGGGCCTGCCTGCCGCTGCGCCCGGTGCAGGAGCTCACCGATTATCTCGACGCCCGCCCGCAGACCGATTTCATCGAGAGCGTGACGACCGCCGATGTCGGCTGGACGGTCGGCGGCATCGACATGGAGCGCTTCACGCTGCGCTTCCCGTTCTCATGGAAGACCCAGCGGCGGCTCTTCGACCGCTATGTCGCGCTCCAGCGCCGGCTCGGCCTGAAACGGCGGATCCCCGACGGGCTGGTGCCGCATCTGGGCAGCCAATGGTGGTGCCTGACCCGCCAGACGCTCAGCGCGATCTTGCAAGACCCCGAGCGCCCGGCCTACGACCGCTATTTCAAGAAGGTCTGGATCCCCGACGAGAGCTATTTCCAGACGCTCGCGCGGCTCTATGCCACCTCGATCGAGAGCCGCTCGCTCACGCTCTCGAAGTTCGATTTCCAGGGCAAGCCGCATATCTTCTACGACGATCACCTGCAGCTCCTGCGCCGGTCGGATTGTTTTGTCGCGCGCAAGATCTGGCCCAAGGCCGACCGGCTCTACAGCGCGTTTCTGTCGCCGCGCGCGGCCTCCGAGACCCCCGCCGAGCCGAACCCCGCCAAGATCGACCGGCTGTTCTCGAAGGCGGTCGAGCGGCGCACGAAGGGCCGCCCGGGCCTTTACATGCAAAGCCGCTTCCCGCTGAAAGACCGCGAAAACGGCAAGACCTCGGCGCCCTATTCGGTGTTTCAGGGCTTCACCGACCTCTTCGAGAATTTCGAGGGGTGGCTCTCGAAACATGTCGGCGCGCGGGTGCATGGGCACCTTTTCGCGCCCGAGCGCGCCGAATTTGCCGGCGGCGACGCGATGTTCAACGGCTGTCTGCCCGATTCGGCGATCTTGCGCGATTACAACCCGCGCGCCTTCCTGACCAATGTGATCTGGAACTCGCGCGGCGAGCGGCAGTGTTTCATGTATTCGCCGCGCGACACGCAGAAGGATATCGACTGGTTCACCGCGACCGACCCGAATGCGCAGATCTCGGTGATCACCGGCGCCTGGGCGGTGCCGCTGTTCCGCTCGAACCTGAATTTCGCCGAGATCCGGCGCGAGGCGGCGCGGCTGCAAAATATCGAGCTCGCGCATGTGACGATCCTGCGCTCGATGTATGTGAAGGCGCGGGTGCGGATCTGGACGATGGCGGATTTCATCGAGAACCCGATGGAGCCCCTGCAGACGATCATCGACGAGATCAGCCCGCGCGCGACGCGGCGGCTGACCGAGGCGCCGCAGATGGTCGACCTGACCGGCTTCGGGCAATTCCTGCAGAATTTGAAAAACCAGGGGATGCAGCCGCGGCTGATGGGGGATTTCCCCGTCGGCGGCGACCCGCGCCCCAATTCCCTGCGCCGCGGGCGCCCCTATCTTGTGAAGTGA
- the lptA gene encoding lipopolysaccharide transport periplasmic protein LptA, whose protein sequence is MALPSRLLAVFLMLAPLPASAQQVAFAGLRADTAAAVEVSADSLTVNQADGTAVFTGNVVISQGDMRLKAATVEVEYGADRTRIARLHASGGVMLASATEAAEAREAVYEVTSGQLVMTGDVLMTQGENVMSGQKLAVDLKTGTGQMDGRVRTILQPGAN, encoded by the coding sequence ATGGCGCTTCCGTCCCGCCTTCTGGCCGTTTTCCTGATGCTTGCGCCGCTGCCCGCCAGCGCGCAGCAGGTGGCCTTCGCCGGCCTGCGCGCCGATACCGCCGCCGCGGTCGAGGTCTCGGCCGACAGCCTCACGGTCAACCAGGCCGATGGCACCGCCGTCTTCACCGGCAATGTGGTGATCTCGCAAGGCGACATGCGCCTGAAGGCCGCCACCGTCGAGGTCGAATATGGCGCCGACCGCACCAGGATCGCCCGGCTCCATGCCTCGGGCGGGGTGATGCTCGCCTCCGCCACCGAGGCCGCCGAGGCGCGCGAGGCGGTCTATGAGGTCACCTCCGGCCAGCTCGTGATGACCGGCGATGTCTTGATGACCCAGGGCGAGAATGTCATGTCCGGCCAGAAACTCGCCGTCGATCTGAAGACCGGTACCGGCCAGATGGACGGCCGCGTGCGCACGATCTTGCAGCCGGGAGCCAACTGA
- the lptB gene encoding LPS export ABC transporter ATP-binding protein, whose protein sequence is MADLSLAEGTGGLRVVKLRKSYRKRPVIRDVSLDLNRGEVVALLGPNGSGKTTCFYNIAGLITPDAGQVLIDGREVTGLPMYRRAKLGIGYLPQEASIFRGLSVEQNIMAVLEIAEETPHKRRERLEELLGDFSIGHLRHAPALALSGGERRRVEIARCLAADPKYLLLDEPFAGVDPIAVGEIRALVAQLKERGLGVLITDHNVRETLEIVDRAYILHDGKVLMSGTTDEVVRDENVRRVYLGQNFRII, encoded by the coding sequence ATGGCCGATCTGAGCCTTGCCGAGGGGACGGGCGGCCTGCGCGTGGTCAAACTGCGCAAGAGCTACCGCAAACGCCCGGTGATCCGCGATGTCTCGCTCGATCTCAACCGCGGCGAGGTTGTGGCGCTGCTCGGCCCGAACGGCTCGGGCAAGACCACCTGCTTTTACAATATCGCCGGCCTGATCACCCCCGATGCGGGCCAGGTTCTGATCGACGGGCGCGAGGTCACCGGCCTGCCGATGTATCGCCGCGCCAAGCTCGGCATCGGCTACCTGCCGCAGGAGGCCTCGATCTTCCGCGGCCTCTCGGTCGAGCAAAACATCATGGCCGTCCTCGAGATCGCCGAGGAAACCCCGCACAAGCGCCGCGAGCGCCTCGAGGAGCTCTTGGGCGATTTCTCGATCGGCCATTTGCGCCACGCCCCGGCGCTTGCGCTCTCGGGCGGCGAGCGGCGGCGCGTCGAAATCGCGCGCTGCCTCGCGGCCGATCCGAAATATCTGCTGCTTGACGAACCCTTCGCCGGCGTCGACCCGATCGCGGTGGGCGAGATCCGCGCCCTCGTCGCCCAGCTCAAGGAGCGCGGCCTTGGCGTGCTGATCACCGATCACAACGTCCGCGAAACCCTCGAAATCGTGGACCGCGCCTATATTCTGCACGACGGCAAGGTGTTGATGTCGGGCACGACCGACGAGGTGGTGCGCGACGAGAATGTGCGCCGCGTCTACCTCGGCCAGAATTTCCGGATCATCTGA
- a CDS encoding nodulation protein NodH — protein MPNFESFVIFAEMRTGSNLLEAALNELKGVCCHGEAFNPALIGYPKRAELLGVSMAERDADPHELWRRIRRAEGLNGCRYFHDHDPRVLDEMLADRRCAKIVLTRNPIESYVSLKIARATGQWKLGDARHRKAAQALFDAGEFEAHLGELQAFQIRLMHGLQVSGQTAFYIDYEDAQDLGVLNGLAEWLGVADRLEALPSSLVPQNPEPLEAKVGNFPAMEASLARMDRFNLSRTPNFEPRRGPNVPGFVACKEAGLLYMPIRPALDAPVRDWLAKIGPLEEAFSQKTLRQWKRRHPGHRSFAVLRHPLMRAHLAFAAVLAWPGMAETRAVLRKTYKLPLPEEGKALGAGDYGAALLAWLRWLKANLNAQTSLPVQAIWASQSAMVQAFAGFSAPDLLAREESLAEDLAYLARAAGVAAPAFAAPEADTAPVKLASVWTDELEAAAREAYTRDFMQFGFGAWRAA, from the coding sequence ATGCCGAATTTCGAGAGCTTCGTGATTTTCGCCGAGATGCGCACCGGCTCGAACCTGCTCGAGGCGGCGCTGAACGAGCTCAAGGGGGTGTGTTGCCACGGCGAGGCGTTCAACCCGGCGCTGATCGGCTATCCGAAACGGGCGGAGCTTCTGGGCGTGAGCATGGCCGAGCGCGACGCCGATCCGCATGAGCTGTGGCGGCGGATCCGGCGGGCCGAGGGGCTCAACGGCTGTCGCTATTTCCACGACCATGACCCGCGCGTGCTCGACGAGATGCTCGCCGACCGGCGCTGTGCCAAGATCGTGCTGACGCGCAACCCGATCGAGAGCTATGTGAGCCTGAAGATCGCGCGGGCGACGGGGCAATGGAAGCTCGGCGATGCGCGCCACCGCAAGGCGGCGCAGGCGCTCTTTGACGCGGGCGAGTTCGAGGCGCATCTGGGCGAGCTGCAGGCGTTTCAGATCCGGCTGATGCATGGGTTGCAGGTGAGCGGCCAGACGGCGTTTTACATCGATTACGAGGATGCGCAGGATCTTGGCGTGCTGAACGGGCTGGCGGAATGGCTGGGCGTGGCCGACCGGCTCGAGGCGCTGCCCTCGAGCCTCGTGCCGCAAAACCCCGAGCCCTTGGAGGCGAAGGTCGGCAATTTCCCGGCGATGGAGGCGTCGCTGGCGCGGATGGACCGTTTCAACCTCTCGCGCACGCCGAATTTCGAGCCGCGCCGGGGGCCCAATGTGCCCGGCTTCGTGGCGTGCAAGGAGGCGGGGCTGCTTTACATGCCGATCCGGCCCGCGCTCGATGCGCCGGTGCGCGATTGGCTGGCGAAGATCGGGCCGCTCGAGGAGGCGTTTTCGCAAAAGACCCTGCGGCAATGGAAGCGCCGCCACCCGGGGCATCGCAGTTTCGCGGTGCTGCGCCACCCGTTGATGCGGGCGCATCTGGCCTTTGCGGCGGTGCTCGCCTGGCCGGGGATGGCGGAGACGCGGGCGGTGTTGCGCAAGACCTACAAGCTGCCGCTGCCCGAGGAGGGCAAGGCGCTCGGCGCGGGGGATTATGGCGCGGCGCTCTTGGCGTGGCTGCGCTGGCTCAAGGCCAATCTGAATGCGCAGACGAGCCTGCCGGTGCAGGCGATCTGGGCGAGCCAGTCGGCGATGGTGCAGGCCTTTGCCGGGTTTTCCGCGCCCGATCTGCTGGCGCGGGAGGAGAGCCTCGCGGAGGATCTGGCCTATCTGGCGCGCGCCGCCGGGGTCGCGGCGCCGGCCTTTGCCGCGCCCGAGGCCGATACCGCGCCGGTCAAGCTCGCCTCCGTCTGGACCGACGAGCTCGAGGCGGCCGCGCGCGAGGCTTACACGCGCGATTTCATGCAATTCGGGTTCGGGGCGTGGCGGGCGGCCTGA
- a CDS encoding PTS sugar transporter subunit IIA: protein MDLSTLLKPGAVKVLANVTSKKRLFQDLGDIAHSAYGLDATQTVDALQERETLGPTGVGHGVALPHARLHGLKTVVGVFLRLEKSLDFDAVDRLPVDLVFALFAPKDSGVDHLKALALVSRTMRNAETCAKLRANTDPAALHAVLTAAQGGAQAA, encoded by the coding sequence ATGGATCTTTCCACCCTGCTCAAGCCGGGCGCCGTCAAGGTGCTGGCCAATGTGACGAGCAAGAAGCGCCTGTTTCAGGATCTCGGTGATATCGCGCATTCAGCCTACGGGCTGGATGCCACCCAGACCGTGGACGCGCTGCAGGAGCGCGAAACCCTCGGGCCGACCGGCGTCGGCCATGGGGTCGCGCTGCCGCATGCGCGTCTGCATGGGCTGAAAACGGTCGTGGGGGTGTTCCTGCGGCTGGAAAAATCGCTCGATTTCGATGCGGTGGATCGTCTGCCCGTCGATCTCGTCTTCGCGCTCTTCGCGCCGAAGGATTCGGGCGTCGATCATCTCAAGGCGCTGGCGCTCGTCTCGCGGACCATGCGCAACGCCGAAACCTGTGCGAAACTGCGCGCCAATACCGATCCGGCGGCGCTGCATGCGGTGCTGACCGCGGCGCAGGGCGGCGCGCAAGCGGCCTGA
- a CDS encoding ribonuclease D: MAIHLHRNDLPEGLDLGPIVAIDTETMGLDPRRDRLCLVQLSAGDGSAHLVQIARGQTEAPRLCRLLADPGTEKLFHFARFDIAALYNAFGVVTAPVFCTKIASKMVRTYTDRQGLKYLLQELVGVDISKQQQTSDWGAPELTQAQLDYAASDVLYLHKLRAVLAERLAREGRTDLAQACFDFLPTRARLDLLGWEEPNDIFHH, translated from the coding sequence GTGGCCATTCATCTGCATCGCAACGACCTGCCCGAGGGCCTCGATCTCGGGCCCATCGTCGCCATCGACACCGAGACCATGGGCCTCGATCCGCGCCGCGACCGGCTCTGCCTCGTGCAGCTCTCGGCGGGCGACGGCTCGGCCCATCTCGTGCAGATCGCCCGCGGCCAGACCGAGGCGCCGCGCCTGTGCCGGTTGCTCGCCGATCCGGGCACCGAAAAGCTCTTCCATTTCGCCCGATTCGATATCGCCGCGCTCTACAACGCCTTCGGGGTGGTCACCGCGCCGGTCTTCTGCACCAAGATCGCCTCGAAGATGGTGCGCACCTATACCGACCGGCAGGGGCTGAAATATCTCCTGCAAGAGCTCGTCGGCGTCGATATCTCGAAACAGCAGCAGACCTCGGATTGGGGCGCGCCCGAGCTGACCCAGGCGCAGCTCGACTATGCCGCCTCCGATGTGCTGTATCTCCACAAGCTGCGCGCGGTTCTGGCCGAGCGGCTGGCGCGCGAGGGGCGCACCGATCTGGCGCAGGCCTGCTTCGATTTCCTGCCCACCCGGGCGCGGCTCGATCTGCTCGGCTGGGAGGAGCCAAATGACATCTTCCACCACTGA
- a CDS encoding undecaprenyl-diphosphate phosphatase, translating to MSQSLIAAILGLLEGLTEFIPVSSTGHILLAGHFLGFNSTGKTFEVVIQLGAILAILGVYAGRLVHVFASAPHDPAARRFIGSVLLAFLPAVAIGVAAHDIIKQVLFETPMLIAVMLILGGIILVWVDKLDLPVRVDDAQALSLGTAFKIGLFQCLAMIPGVSRSGSTIVGAMVMGVSKRAAAEFSFFLSMPTMAGAFAYDLYKSRDLLSWDDMNLIAIGFVAAFLAAIFVVRGLLGFVSRHGYGLFGWWRIIVGSLALGALLLGF from the coding sequence ATGAGCCAGAGCCTGATCGCGGCGATCCTCGGTCTGCTCGAAGGGCTCACCGAGTTCATCCCCGTTTCCTCGACCGGCCACATCCTGTTGGCCGGTCATTTTCTTGGCTTCAACTCGACGGGCAAGACCTTCGAGGTGGTGATCCAGCTCGGCGCGATCCTCGCGATCCTCGGGGTCTATGCGGGGCGGCTCGTGCATGTCTTCGCCTCGGCGCCGCATGATCCGGCGGCGCGGCGGTTCATCGGCTCGGTTCTGCTCGCCTTCCTGCCGGCGGTGGCGATCGGCGTCGCGGCACATGACATCATCAAGCAGGTGCTCTTCGAGACGCCGATGCTGATCGCGGTGATGCTGATCCTCGGCGGGATCATCCTCGTCTGGGTCGACAAGCTCGACCTGCCGGTGCGGGTCGATGATGCGCAGGCGCTCTCGCTCGGCACGGCGTTCAAGATCGGCCTCTTCCAATGTCTCGCGATGATCCCGGGCGTGTCGCGCTCGGGCTCGACGATTGTCGGCGCGATGGTGATGGGCGTGTCGAAACGCGCGGCGGCGGAGTTCAGCTTCTTCCTCTCCATGCCGACGATGGCGGGGGCTTTCGCCTATGATCTCTACAAGAGCCGCGATCTGCTGAGCTGGGATGACATGAATCTGATCGCGATCGGCTTCGTGGCGGCCTTCCTCGCGGCGATTTTCGTGGTGCGGGGGCTGCTTGGCTTCGTCAGCCGGCATGGCTACGGGCTCTTCGGCTGGTGGCGAATCATCGTCGGCAGCCTGGCTTTGGGCGCGCTATTGTTGGGTTTCTGA
- a CDS encoding complex I NDUFA9 subunit family protein — protein MSKLVTIYGGSGFVGRYIARRMAKEGWRVRVAVRRPNEALFVKTYGAVGQVEPVLCNIRDHISVRAAMKGADAVINCVGILVPQGANRFQAVQAEGATLIARIAAKEGVKSLVQISAIGADAAADSDYAKTKAAGEAGVLKYFPSAMILRPSVIFGTEDQFFNKFAAMVKFGPVLPIFGGATKFQPVWVDDVAKAAVLGAEGKAQGIYELGGPDVDTFKGLMERMLKIINRHRYVISLPGFVAGAIATAGDAVQMLTGGLITNKILTNDQIANLKRDNVVSEGAKTFADLGIKPTPMGAVLPDYLWPFRPDGQYDAIKASAKNLRKSS, from the coding sequence ATGTCGAAGCTGGTCACGATCTACGGCGGTTCTGGGTTTGTCGGGCGGTATATCGCGCGACGCATGGCGAAAGAGGGCTGGCGCGTGCGCGTCGCCGTCCGCCGCCCGAACGAGGCGCTCTTCGTGAAAACCTACGGCGCCGTGGGGCAGGTCGAGCCCGTTCTGTGCAACATCCGCGATCATATCAGCGTGCGCGCCGCGATGAAGGGCGCCGATGCGGTGATCAACTGCGTGGGCATCCTGGTGCCGCAGGGCGCCAACCGCTTCCAGGCGGTGCAGGCCGAGGGCGCCACCCTGATCGCGCGAATCGCCGCCAAGGAAGGCGTCAAATCGCTCGTGCAGATCTCGGCGATCGGCGCGGATGCGGCGGCCGACAGCGATTACGCCAAGACCAAGGCCGCGGGCGAGGCGGGGGTGCTCAAATACTTCCCCTCGGCGATGATCCTGCGCCCCTCGGTGATCTTCGGCACCGAGGATCAGTTCTTCAACAAATTCGCCGCGATGGTGAAATTCGGGCCCGTGCTGCCGATCTTCGGCGGCGCGACGAAATTCCAGCCCGTCTGGGTCGATGACGTGGCCAAGGCCGCGGTGCTCGGCGCCGAGGGCAAGGCGCAGGGCATCTATGAGCTCGGCGGCCCCGATGTCGACACGTTCAAGGGCCTGATGGAGCGGATGCTCAAGATCATCAACCGCCACCGCTATGTGATCTCGCTGCCGGGCTTTGTCGCGGGCGCGATCGCGACGGCGGGCGATGCGGTGCAGATGCTGACCGGCGGGCTGATCACCAACAAGATCCTGACCAATGACCAGATCGCCAACCTCAAGCGCGACAATGTCGTCTCCGAGGGCGCCAAGACCTTCGCCGATCTCGGCATCAAACCGACGCCGATGGGCGCGGTGCTGCCCGATTACCTCTGGCCGTTCCGGCCCGACGGGCAATATGACGCGATCAAGGCTTCGGCGAAGAACCTGCGCAAGTCGTCGTGA
- the lptC gene encoding LPS export ABC transporter periplasmic protein LptC, with amino-acid sequence MHYDNRHSMLVAWAKVALPLSALALLSVLFLFSGKADPEMAQLYAKVDVAELAREQRMTAPEYSGMTEDGAALTVTAAAARPDTDGAGASAADLKAKLETPGGFTADLAAKAGRIDPGSGAIVLSDQVTVQTSSGYRLATTKLEVATDRTALTAPEPVRAEGPFGTITADQMRLGTSESGAQDLVFNGHVRLLYQPQE; translated from the coding sequence ATGCATTACGACAACCGCCATTCGATGCTGGTGGCCTGGGCCAAGGTCGCCCTGCCGCTGAGCGCGCTGGCGCTTCTGTCGGTGCTGTTTCTCTTCTCCGGCAAGGCCGACCCGGAGATGGCCCAGCTTTACGCCAAGGTCGATGTCGCCGAGCTCGCGCGCGAGCAGCGCATGACCGCGCCGGAATATTCGGGCATGACCGAGGATGGCGCGGCGCTCACCGTGACCGCGGCCGCCGCCCGCCCCGATACCGATGGCGCGGGCGCCTCCGCCGCCGATCTGAAGGCGAAACTCGAGACGCCGGGCGGCTTCACCGCCGATCTCGCCGCGAAGGCGGGGCGTATCGACCCGGGCTCGGGCGCGATCGTGCTCAGCGATCAGGTCACCGTGCAGACCTCCTCGGGCTACCGGCTCGCGACGACGAAGCTCGAGGTCGCGACCGACCGCACCGCGCTGACCGCGCCCGAGCCCGTGCGCGCCGAGGGGCCCTTCGGCACGATCACCGCCGATCAGATGCGCCTTGGCACCTCCGAGAGCGGCGCGCAGGATCTGGTTTTCAACGGCCACGTTCGGCTGCTATATCAGCCGCAAGAGTGA
- the hpf gene encoding ribosome hibernation-promoting factor, HPF/YfiA family, producing the protein MRYQISGKQLDVGEALQSHVKSELGETVDKYMQRPTDATVVFSRNAHEFLCEATVHLSTGLTATATGHATEVYAAFDQCREKMDKQLRRHKRRLKDHHRERSQPVEFDAAGLYVLAAEDDESAEGDSLAPVIVAEMETKVPTISVGEAVMQMELSDKPLLVFRNEKHGGVNVVYRREDGHVGWIDPRNSK; encoded by the coding sequence ATGCGGTATCAGATCAGCGGAAAACAGCTCGACGTGGGTGAAGCTCTGCAATCCCATGTGAAGTCTGAACTCGGCGAAACGGTGGACAAATACATGCAACGTCCCACCGATGCGACCGTGGTATTTTCGCGCAATGCGCATGAGTTCCTGTGCGAGGCGACCGTGCACCTGTCGACCGGGCTGACCGCCACGGCGACCGGCCACGCGACCGAAGTCTATGCGGCTTTCGATCAATGCCGCGAGAAAATGGACAAGCAGCTGCGCCGCCACAAACGCCGCCTGAAAGACCACCACCGCGAGCGTTCACAACCTGTTGAATTCGACGCAGCCGGGCTGTATGTGCTCGCCGCGGAAGATGACGAGTCGGCCGAGGGCGACAGCCTCGCTCCCGTGATCGTGGCCGAGATGGAGACCAAGGTCCCCACGATCTCGGTCGGCGAGGCGGTGATGCAGATGGAGCTCTCCGACAAGCCGTTGCTCGTGTTCCGCAACGAGAAACATGGCGGGGTCAATGTCGTCTATCGCCGTGAAGACGGCCATGTCGGCTGGATCGACCCGCGCAACAGCAAGTGA
- a CDS encoding KpsF/GutQ family sugar-phosphate isomerase: MTSSTTEYLATARRVIADEIEGLRQLSETLDAGFGAAVELILGAKGRVIVSGMGKSGHIGRKIAATLASTGTPAQFVHPAEASHGDLGMVTAADVALVLSNSGETPELADLIAHTRRFAIPLIGVASRPESTLLRQADVALVLPRAPEACGSGIVPTTSTTMTLALGDALAIALMEHRKFTPEHFRAFHPGGKLGARLAKVGDLMHAELPLVPETAPMSEALLEISRKGFGVVGVTDATGALTGIITDGDLRRHMDGLLTHTAAEVMTRAPRTIGPGALAEAAVALMNDRKITCLFVLDGARPVGILHIHDLLRAGVA, encoded by the coding sequence ATGACATCTTCCACCACTGAATACCTCGCCACCGCCCGGCGCGTCATCGCCGACGAGATCGAGGGGCTGCGCCAGCTCTCCGAGACGCTCGACGCGGGCTTTGGTGCGGCGGTCGAGCTGATCCTCGGCGCCAAGGGGCGGGTGATCGTCTCGGGCATGGGAAAATCGGGCCATATCGGGCGCAAGATCGCGGCGACACTGGCCTCGACCGGCACGCCCGCGCAATTCGTCCACCCCGCCGAGGCGAGCCATGGCGATCTCGGCATGGTCACCGCGGCCGATGTCGCGCTCGTGCTCTCCAATTCCGGCGAGACGCCGGAGCTTGCCGATCTCATCGCCCATACAAGGCGCTTCGCGATCCCGCTGATCGGCGTCGCCTCGCGCCCCGAGTCGACGCTGCTACGCCAGGCCGATGTCGCGCTCGTGCTGCCGCGCGCGCCCGAGGCCTGCGGCTCGGGCATCGTGCCGACCACCTCGACGACGATGACGCTCGCGCTCGGCGATGCGCTGGCGATCGCGCTGATGGAACATCGCAAGTTCACCCCCGAACATTTCCGCGCCTTCCATCCGGGCGGCAAACTCGGCGCGCGGCTCGCCAAGGTCGGCGATCTGATGCATGCCGAGCTGCCGCTCGTGCCCGAGACCGCGCCGATGTCCGAGGCGCTTCTCGAGATCTCGCGCAAGGGCTTTGGCGTCGTCGGCGTGACCGATGCCACCGGCGCGCTCACCGGCATCATCACCGACGGCGATCTACGCCGCCACATGGACGGCCTTCTGACCCATACCGCGGCCGAGGTGATGACCCGCGCGCCGCGCACCATCGGCCCCGGGGCGCTGGCCGAGGCCGCCGTCGCGCTGATGAACGATCGCAAGATCACCTGCCTTTTCGTGCTGGACGGCGCGCGCCCGGTCGGCATCTTGCATATCCACGATCTTCTGCGCGCCGGGGTGGCCTGA
- a CDS encoding glycosyltransferase family 2 protein, producing MSIRTSYRLRLKRKRFLFRAFRKRRELTAVAERTGAIRKGDVLAFVTLRNERIRLPFFLRYYRELGIGHFLIVDNGSDDGSAEYLAAQEDVSLWRTEASYKRSRFGVDWMNWLLRKYGTGHWTLTVDPDEFFVYPFCDTRPINALTDWLDTYHIRSFPAMLLDMYPKGPIDAEPYREGQDPFEIACWFDSGNYMISKNTEFHNLWIQGGPRARMFFADKPLAAPSLNKIPLVKWEKGFAFASSTHMILPRGLNTVYDEWGGEKASGCLLHAKFLSPLTAKVAEELERREHFAGSREYKAYSDKLAREPDLWCKWSEKYINWRQLEILGLMSKGNWA from the coding sequence GTGAGCATTCGGACGTCATATCGCCTGCGCCTCAAACGCAAGCGTTTCCTGTTCCGCGCGTTTCGCAAACGCCGCGAGCTGACGGCTGTTGCCGAGCGCACCGGCGCGATCCGCAAGGGCGATGTGCTCGCCTTCGTCACGCTGCGCAATGAGCGGATCCGGCTGCCGTTCTTCCTGCGCTATTACCGCGAGCTCGGGATCGGGCATTTCCTGATCGTCGACAACGGCTCGGACGACGGCTCGGCCGAGTATCTCGCCGCGCAGGAGGATGTCTCGCTCTGGCGGACCGAGGCGAGCTACAAGCGCTCGCGTTTCGGGGTCGACTGGATGAACTGGCTCTTGCGCAAATACGGCACCGGGCATTGGACGCTGACGGTCGACCCGGATGAGTTCTTCGTCTACCCGTTTTGCGACACCCGGCCGATCAACGCGCTGACCGACTGGCTCGACACCTATCACATCCGCTCTTTCCCGGCGATGTTGCTCGACATGTATCCCAAGGGCCCGATCGATGCCGAGCCCTATCGCGAGGGGCAGGACCCGTTCGAGATCGCCTGCTGGTTCGACAGCGGGAATTACATGATTTCCAAAAATACGGAATTTCACAACCTCTGGATCCAGGGCGGGCCGCGGGCAAGAATGTTCTTTGCGGACAAGCCCTTGGCGGCGCCTTCGCTGAACAAGATCCCGCTGGTGAAATGGGAGAAGGGCTTCGCTTTCGCCTCCTCGACCCATATGATCCTGCCGCGCGGGCTGAATACGGTTTATGACGAATGGGGCGGCGAGAAGGCGTCGGGCTGTCTGCTCCATGCGAAATTCCTCTCGCCGCTGACCGCCAAGGTCGCCGAGGAGCTCGAGCGGCGCGAACATTTCGCCGGCTCGCGCGAATACAAGGCCTATTCCGACAAGCTCGCGCGCGAGCCCGATCTGTGGTGCAAATGGTCGGAGAAATATATCAACTGGCGCCAGCTCGAGATCCTCGGGCTGATGTCGAAGGGCAACTGGGCGTGA